The proteins below are encoded in one region of Silene latifolia isolate original U9 population chromosome 2, ASM4854445v1, whole genome shotgun sequence:
- the LOC141638474 gene encoding serine/threonine-protein phosphatase 7 long form homolog: MEGLKISPVVTKHVENNFEKAAHHKVEPFNSETGVYQVKTRRGQRTAGKGGHRHTVNLSKRTCTCNKFQIYHFPCSHVAAVCRTYNLTMDQFIDLYFTCGEYLGSYKPNFYPVPDERHWPNWVGLMDPGPLNPELLTLQAGHRSESIWNGVDHGPLKCRVHLKAKDEFYVHPRVRAFIKDTQFYEVHLFCFLYVDPDLITALVSGKVVTGRSDHYWPALCEQLLGLRPSSTELKDLGLKLTWLSGNFSGLPQDADDDRLHKHIRAYILYLIGTIIFPDKSGRPEIVRSHLVENEGEVYPLGSQMVAGKDPLGCTWLRVDRKYKDHRLGLVTYRDMFDKLIETQFTWQPYTQETLQYLTDICHEDEEEWVFESPLICFEIIEMHLPNRVVRQFGWHPTIPPNCNTEPLLHKTDRRGKTRDYATEFSIYLNEWDNRKEKMLGREIPYGGFMSHHDPYMIWYRKHTRRIVSP, translated from the exons ATGGAGGGTTTGAAGATTTCACCCGTAGTCACCAAGCATGTTGAAAATAATTTTGAAAAAGCAGCACATCATAAGGTTGAGCCCTTTAATTCAGAGACCGGTGTCTACCAAGTTAAAACTAGGAGAGGTCAAAGGACAGCAGGAAAGGGTGGACATAGACATACTGTTAACTTGTCTAAAAGAACTTGTACTTGCAACAAGTTTCAGATCTACCATTTCCCATGTTCTCATGTTGCTGCAGTTTGTAGAACCTACAATCTAACCATGGACCAATTTATTGACCTGTATTTTACTTGTGGGGAATATTTGGGTTCTTACAAGCCAAACTTTTATCCGGTTCCTGATGAACGTCATTGGCCTAATTGGGTTG GTCTCATGGATCCGGGTCCACTTAACCCCGAACTTCTTACATTACAAGCGGGCCACCGAAGTGAATCTATATGGAATGGGGTG GATCACGGTCCGTTGAAATGTAGGGTACACTTGAAAGCAAAAGATGAGTTTTATGTTCATCCTAGGGTTAGAGCTTTTATCAAAGATACTCAGTTTTACGAAGTTCATCTGTTTTGTTTTTTGTATGTTGATCCGGATTTGATTACCGCATTG GTAAGTGGTAAGGTGGTCACCGGTAGAAGTGACCACTATTGGCCCGCTTTGTGTGAGCAACTATTGGGATTAAGGCCATCATCAACTGAGTTAAAAGACTTAGGTTTGAAATTGACATGGTTAAGTGGTAATTTCTCCGGTTTACCACAAGATGCTGACGATGATAGGCTCCATAAGCATATTCGTGCCTATATTCTCTATTTGATCGGGACAATCATCTTTCCCGATAAAAGCG GTCGTCCCGAAATTGTTAGGTCACATCTTGTAGAGAACGAGGGAGAAGTCTATCCTCTAGGCTCCCAAATGGTAGCGGGAAAGGATCCCTTAGGGTGTACATGGTTGAGGGTGGATCGTAAGTATAAGGATCATAGGCTTGGTCTTGTGACATATAGAGATATGTTTGATAAATTGATTGAAACACAATTCACTTGGCAACCTTATACACAAGAGACCCTACAATATCTTACCGATATTTGCCATGAGGATGAGGAGGAGTGGGTTTTTGAATCCCCTTTGATATGCTTCGAGATTATCGAGATGCACCTACCTAATAGGGTTGTTAGGCAATTTGGATGGCATCCAACAATACCTCCCAATTGTAACACCGAGCCTTTACTTCATAAAACTGATAGACGAGGCAAGACAAGGGACTATGCAACTGAGTTCTCCATTTATTTGAATGAGTGGGATAATAGGAAGGAAA